The window gttttattcgGCCCTTTTTGTTCCTGttgttatggtgttttgtgGCTAATTATTGTGCTCGTACGTTAGTGCACATTGCTGCTGTTCAGGTTAGGAAATAAGCACCATTAGCAAAATGTTAATATTGATGCATTATGGaaattttaatcatttcatcaattaaaagtttgtttgttgctattttgtgaacatttttaggatttatcaCTGCTTGGCTTGCAgctaaattataaaatattccTCAACCAAGCGCCTGTTTTAATAAtcattaatgaatatttaaaatgaaagtaaaaaagttCCCAGAGGCGAAATTGGATTGACCTCACTGTTCAGGACATCAGAGGGACGATAAATCAAACCTCCCCGAACTTATTGACTGACTCTCTGCTGCCTCCTGGTGTCGCCTCCTCTCAGGTGCTCCTCAGTTCTACAGCATGAACCGCCCCGTGCAGCAGCCCCAGAACTCGCAGGTGGGAGGCTCGCTGCCGTACCGCCGACCCTCGTCCGTCACCGGTCAGCCCAACATGGTCCACAACCAGAGCCAGCTCAACGGGGGGCCGCACTTCGCCCAGAACCAAGGtctgtttacgtgtgtgtgcaAAACAGGAGACGGTTATTCTTTTCACACTTCTGTGGGAACAAAGTTCCCAAACGTAAGCTTTTAACCACGACACCTCTGTGCGAATTTAAAGAGAGTTTCGGTCAGTGATAGGATCACTAATTACTTGTTTCGATTTGACCCTCTGccacattatatttatttaacaggATTTTAAAGTCATTTGTTCACATAGTATACATGTGTAACCCTTCTACACAGAGCAAAGCGCATAAATGTATCAGCAAATGTGATGATCCACATATagcacaaatatttttaatttttttaaatccatctcGACACAACTTCCAATGTCAAATAATTTGCAGAATGCACAAAAATTACTGAactaaccctctgaaacctgagcaaattggctcgatttcaaCTTGACCAGAAATGGCCcagaaagaaattagttttaaaaaaataaaaaatgaaataaaattacctgaaaagcgataagcacatacaaaaaataaagtgaagaaaaagatccaaagaaagtcttaaaaaatatatatattatttttttcctgtgacacaattttaaacacacaattaagagaattataaatatagtttttcgcACATTTTTCCCTAATAATCCTGCCcggctaattttcagataatttttttgataccttttgcattttttttttttgcagtttgttggacatttttgccaagttgcttgtttcttttcacgttttttgaaagaagtcaagccaattctttcaggtttcagaggttttaatgcaAGTCAGCCACAAGTGAATTATTTCACTTATATTACCATTATTTACTTATAGAACCTGCAGcctaattgttttgttttgttttgtttttttgagctttttctctttattttcaaCACTTCTATTCTCTAAATGTAACTGAACTCTCCCATTAATGTTCAGATTAAAAGAGTCCGGCTCTCCTCACAGCCCGTAGATTTCAGAGAGAGCGGATCACCAGACTCATGTcgtttttctgcatctttttggaAAAGATCTCCTATCCGGTTTTGTGCTCTGTCGTTTTCCATCAACTTTAACTGCTTTTAGTAGATTTAACCTCTTCACCAGCTCTCTGCCCTC of the Plectropomus leopardus isolate mb unplaced genomic scaffold, YSFRI_Pleo_2.0 unplaced_scaffold12223, whole genome shotgun sequence genome contains:
- the LOC121963714 gene encoding abl interactor 2-like codes for the protein MNRPVQQPQNSQVGGSLPYRRPSSVTGQPNMVHNQSQLNGGPHFAQNQGLFTCVCKTGDGYSFHTSVGTKFPNVSF